The segment AACCTGTAAAATTTATACAGCCTACAGTAAAGTTTTAACAGGAACTTAACATCTAATATGATCAAATGAACCCTTTTAATGTTGGTTGGTAAAAACGGTTAATTTGATGTGTCCCTAAATGTGTCTATTTTACTGTtgggttttaaataaactctttttttctgcactgaaaGTGTCCAACTAGTCCTGTCTCGGTACCGTTATGGTAACAACTGCTGTACTCACACTAGTGTACAAAAGGCACTGTGTCGTATGTTGAGCATCCTGTGTCATACAATAGTTGTTGTAGACAGAAGTATATTCAGTGTTTACAGTAATTAGAACAATGATTGTCTAGCTTAAAATGAAAAGGTATCCTAAAATCCGTTCTTCCACGGTGTGAAAACAAGGACAGCCCTGAACAATGATCCAAGAGAGAACCCAATCCCATTTCTGTAAGCTTTAATGAAGCAAGAGCACTTCGAACATTGTATGGAAGGAATGACTTGATGTTTTGCAGTTCTGAAGACATCCACTTTTATCAGAACTTGTTTCTAAAGTCAGCAAAGAGCTATCGATGAGAATGGGATTCGAACCCATGCGTGCAGAGCACAATGGATTAGCAGTCCATCGCCTTAACCACTCGGCCAAAGATGGGGCAAAAGGGACTgctaggggggggggggggggNNNNNNNNNNNNNNNNNNNNNNNNNNNNNNNNNNNNNNNNNNNNNNNNNNNNNNNNNNNNNNNNNNNNNNNNNNNNNNNNNNNNNNNNNNNNNNNNNNNNNNNNNNNNNNNNNNNNNNNNNNNNNNNNNNNNNNNNNNNNNNNNNNNNNNNNNNNNNNNNNNNNNNNNNNNNNNNNNNNNNNNNNNNNNNNNNNNNNNNNNNNNNNNNNNNNNNNNNNNNNNNNNNNNNNNNNNNNNNNNNNNNNNNNNNNNNNNNNNNNNNNNNNNNNNNNNNNNNNNNNNNNNNNNNNNNNNNNNNNNNNNNNNNNNNNNNNNNNNNNNNNNNNNNNNNNNNNNNNNNNNNNNNNNNNNNNNNNNNNNNNNNNNNNNNNNNNNNNNNNNNNNNNNNNNNNNNNNNNNNNNNNNNNNNNNNNNNNNNNNNNNNNNNNNNNNNNNNNNNNNNNNNNNNNNNNNNNNNNNNNNNNNNNNNNNNNNNNNNNNNNNNNNNNNNNNNNNNNNNNNNNNNNNNNNNNNNNNNNNNNNNNNNNNNNNNNNNNNNNNNNNNNNNNNNNNNNNNNNNNNNNNNNNNNNNNNNNNNNNNNNNNNNNNNNNNNNNNNNNNNNNNNNNNNNNNNNNNNNNNNNNNNNNNNNNNNNNNNNNNNNNNNNNNNNNNNNNNNNNNNNNNNNNNNNNNNNNNNNNNNNNNNNNNNNNNNNNNNNNNNNNNNNNNNNNNNNNNNNNNNNNNNNNNNNNNNNNNNNNNNNNNNNNNNNNNNNNNNNNNNNNNNNNNNNNNNNNNNNNNNNNNNNNNNNNNNNNNNNNNNNNNNNNNNNNNNNNNNNNNNNNNNNNNNNNNNNNNNNNNNNNNNNNNNNNNNNNNNNNNNNNNNNNNNNNNNNNNNNNNNNNNNNNNNNNNNNNNNNNNNNNNNNNNNNNNNNNNNNNNNNNNNNNNNNNNNNNNNNNNNNNNNNNNNNNNNNNNNNNNNNNNNNNNNNNNNNNNNNNNNNNNNNNNNNNNNNNNNNNNNNNNNNNNNNNNNNNNNNNNNNNNNNNNNNNNNNNNNNNNNNNNNNNNNNNNNNNNNNNNNNNNNNNNNNNNNNNNNNNNNNNNNNNNNNNNNNNNNNNNNNNNNNNNNNNNNNNNNNNNNNNNNNNNNNNNNNNNNNNNNNNNNNNNNNNNNNNNNNNNNNNNNNNNNNNNNNNNNNNNNNNNNNNNNNNNNNNNNNNNNNNNNNNNNNNNNNNNNNNNNNNNNNNNNNNNNNNNNNNNNNNNNNNNNNNNNNNNNNNNNNNNNNNNNNNNNNNNNNNNNNNNNNNNNNNNNNNNNNNNNNNNNNNNNNNNNNNNNNNNNNNNNNNNNNNNNNNNNNNNNNNNNNNNNNNNNNNNNNNNNNNNNNNNNNNNNNNNNNNNNNNNNNNNNNNNNNNNNNNNNNNNNNNNNNNNNNNNNNNNNNNNNNNNNNNNNNNNNNNNNNNNNNNNNNNNNNNNNNNNNNNNNNNNNNNNNNNNNNNNNNNNNNNNNNNNNNNNNNNNNNNNNNNNNNNNNNNNNNNNNNNNNNNNNNNNNNNNNNNNNNNNNNNNNNNNNNNNNNNNNNNNNNNNNNNNNNNNNNNNNNNNNNNNNNNNNNNNNNNNNNNNNNNNNNNNNNNNNNNNNNNNNNNNNNNNNNNNNNNNNNNNNNNNNNNNNNNNNNNNNNNNNNNNNNNNNNNNNNNNNNNNNNNNNNNNNNNNNNNNNNNNNNNNNNNNNNNNNNNNNNNNNNNNNNNNNNNNNNNNNNNNNNNNNNNNNNNNNNNNNNNNNNNNNNNNNNNNNNNNNNNNNNNNNNNNNNNNNNNNNNNNNNNNNNNNNNNNNNNNNNNNNNNNNNNNNNNNNNNNNNNNNNNNNNNNNNNNNNNNNNNNNNNNNNNNNNNNNNNNNNNNNNNNNNNNNNNNNNNNNNNNNNNNNNNNNNNNNNNNNNNNNNNNNNNNNNNNNNNNNNNNNNNNNNNNNNNNNNNNNNNNNNNNNNNNNNNNNNNNNNNNNNNNNNNNNNNNNNNNNNNNNNNNNNNNNNNNNNNNNNNNNNNNNNNNNNNNNNNNNNNNNNNNNNNNNNNNNNNNNNNNNNNNNNNNNNNNNNNNNNNNNNNNNNNNNNNNNNNNNNNNNNNNNNNNNNNNNNNNNNNNNNNNNNNNNNNNNNNNNNNNNNNNNNNNNNNNNNNNNNNNNNNNNNNNNNNNNNNNNNNNNNNNNNNNNNNNNNNNNNNNNNNNNNNNNNNNNNNNNNNNNNNNNNNNNNNNNNNNNNNNNNNNNNNNNNNNNNNNNNNNNNNNNNNNNNNNNNNNNNNNNNNNNNNNNNNNNNNNNNNNNNNNNNNNNNNNNNNNNNNNNNNNNNNNNNNNNNNNNNNNNNNNNNNNNNNNNNNNNNNNNNNNNNNNNNNNNNNNNNNNNNNNNNNNNNNNNcggcagagtactgcctgcctcacccttcgccttttcaccacggttttatgtcccctcagcaaaactaaatatgtcactaacaaacattaaacgtaaatggttaaagacattagccagactgtggaaaatcaggctatataaactattatattggcgacatgcagcggtacggcaacaggcaggggccaatttcatgtatcaacccagtttgtgatggattgcgcaatcagaggtgaagctcggctcctgctgccgcacctcgcgtttcaccctcatatttgaacaggaaatatgcaatttcagcgattttgactataaaaatgcaatttggaccataaaaatgttcgaaaattactcatacataaagataagtggacaaataataatattcattttatgttatgatttttttttttcttgtcatgatgacaggggaggctctgcctcacctgcctcccctgaccgcacgtccctgcaTAAGACAATGGTAGACATATGCCAGGCAATACCATACATGCCACCTGAATGCACATTGGGGTTGGAGTTAAAACTATTGGACTTAAAACTTACAAGTGCTTGCTTACAATCAGCATATGATATGATTTTTAGTAAGATCTGGAAATGAAATGTGCTCAAATGAGCCCTTTCTAGTGTTCATTGGTAAATAAAGTCCATTCAGAGCATTGCAAAGATCCAACTAGTCGATGCTCAGTACTTTGAAGCTAACAACAGATGCTGGAGTCAAAACACTTTGTGTACAAATAGCATTATCATCAAGATCTCTGTGGAGATGTTTCTTTACCCAAGTTGTTCATCTAAAGTCAGAATTAAAACTGGATACATGCAAATGCATGGTATAAGCAGTCTCAAAGCACATCGAGGTTTGGATTTTGGAACAGGATAGCTCTGTGCAGTCAACGGGGAGTTGGCTCAAATGGCAGTGCTTGCTTTTTAAGTAAAGTAAGCAAAGAGCTATTGATGAGAATGGGATTCGAACCCATGCGTGCAGAACACAATGGATTAGCCATCTCACCTGTCCAGTCAATCATCTAAAGTCATAAAACGACAGTTAGAAATGTGCTATTACACTAGtagcaaattttttttaaatccagcaaGAAAAAACTTATAATTTCTAGAACttacaataaaactaaatatgcTCCTTATttgtcacagattttttttttctacttttgacTTTGGCTTCAGTTACACTTTagcactgttgtttttatgtttttatcccAGAACCTTTGGTTCTTGCCATGTTTATCGTCTGGATggtgacattttaaagacaagCAGAAGCACAACTCAAAAACAATTACTTTATTACTTGTATAATGGTACGGTTTACCTATACAAAAGCAACATCACATGGGCTGATGTAAGCAAAGACTACTCTGAATAAACAGTTTAGCAAGTGGCACGTGACAGCAGCCATTCCCCCTCTGAGAGTTTCTCTGTTGATTTCAGCGGCAGGTTGGTCCGGGATCAACAGGAAGCAGATCTCCGGCTGCCTCAGTGCTCCATTGGCTCATCGGGTGCGTCTCTAGCGGCGGGTTCTTCTGCAGGCTGAGCAACCTGCAAAAAAATGGTGGAATTTACAACTTACggttataattttaaaacagtgcaAAATTGTAATGACAAAGATAATTTTTCTTTGTGACTAAACGCCCTACAGTAGAATTAAAGCCAGGATGTACCTTTCTCTGTGGTCTCTCTTCCAGCCCCTCCAGGAACGGAGCAACATCGTCATCGTCATAAATGGTGAACTCCATGTCCTTCCCCACGATGCCAATGGAAACATTCTAGCAGAATAAGACAGAGAGCTAAGAACCGACCATTTAAGCCTGCAATCACAGCTTTTCTGGGTCAAATCTTCTGCAGTGGAGCACAGATGTTTCGTCACAGGAAGGACATGCGCAGGTTGGATTTTACACAGTGatgaaagcaacaacaaaaaaaaaaaagcgattTGTTGTTCAGAGAGTGTGATCTAAAGCCAGAGGAAGGGAAGCCGGGTACCTTGGTGGTGAGGTCCTGCTCGGTGGGAAGAGTTTCTCTGAGAGCACGGAGGCCATGCTGCACCAGGTCATTCAGATTgcctgacaacaacaacaaaaaaatacatcagcACTGAAACACTTATCATGACGATATCTGTGAGAAAATGATGAGACAATTTCAGAACTAAAACATTACCACTATGCCATATCTATTGTAGCAGACTACTATATGCAGTCATCAATGGGCATGAATGTAATTAAGTTTGGAGATTTTAATcattgtttgaacatttttttaaaggcagaatGATTGTACAGCACACAACctcaacaatttttaaaataagaattgTGTGCAATCCCCCCCCTTCAGATGAAAGGACCGTGgttcagatgttcaggaacCACCCATGAagcctgccatgaactggaaactaCTGGAACACCAGAGTCTCTGTTCACAGTGAAGCCAGGTTTACATCATCGTGGACTGAGGGGATCAAAAAAAGAAGCTCCTGCTCAAAAAGAGACACCTTCAAGTAAAACGGACGAGCCAAACCCCTTCTAGAGAAACGTTTTACGGTCAGGcgagacaaagattgagctgAAGAGGAACAAGTtgtcaaggtgaggctttcaaacctaaaaaaaaacaacaaaaaacaccgtagcaactgtcaagcatgatggtggtagcatcatgctgtgataCAGGTGCACAAAGTGGCTAGAGCAATAGAGGAAGTGATTTACCTCCAAATTTTTCAGCTTCACCACAAATCAACAGCTGGACGAATGAAACTTGGACGTTGGTTCCAACACGACAGTGATCCTgaacacatcagaactggtttctgattggattaaATCTGCTAAAATTAAGTTTAGGACTGTGCTTAAAGGTCAGGTACAGGAAACCAACAAGAACTTTACTAATTCTGCCAAGAACAGAAGTTAAATGTCCATCCAGAATTATGCTAAAAGCTTGTTAATGGTTAAAACAATGGTGTGGTTAAGGTAAAACTTGCTAAGGaacaattaaacaattattAGTGGAGGTACTTTTTTATATTGTATAATTCTGACCCtctgtggattagagaaaatccataACTTGTGAACCCAATTCCTTCTTTTAAATATCAGggaagttgtgtttttccaGTGTGGAAAAAGAACGTTTTTTTCCATTAGAAGCCCCAAAACGAATCTGATATTCACGCCACTGATAAGTGTACATAAACTTCTGTCTGCCACTGGATGAacaaaatcagctgtaaatcGGACTGAAAGAAAGCGCAGAAGTATTAATGTTCTTTTGCTAATGCATCTACTCGTGTTGAGGCAACAGATTAACAGATCTTACAGTCGGAGAACTTGTCCATGAACCTTTCCAGGTAGGTGCGTGCAGACTGGGAGCGTGCACCGATGGACATGGCTTTGCAGTCGAAGTAGTTCGCTGACGGGCAGGTCTGAAAGATGTGAGGTCCCATGTCCTGTGTGACACGCAACAAATCCCATCATTCATTTACAGGCAATACTGTACGTGTGTCACGCaaacaagacattaaaaaaaacaaacagcgtGCGTGAGGAAACTTACATCATAACCAGCAATAAGCAGTCCCACACCATAGGGCCTCCTTCCATACCTCTGTGTGGGGATTTGGGTTTCTGGAGATTCAGTTAAGGATCATCACTGCTGCTtacaattttaaattatatagaGGCAGCCGAACAAGGTAGAACTTGTTCTGTTTCCTGTAATCTCAGAAGAAAAAGGTAACGTGTTTTACATTTATAGCAAGGCAGGTTTTAGTGTGGATATAGCCAATTTTACATCTTGCCCATGGCTGCCTTAAAACTGATGTacagtgtttttcatttgagAGCTTCAAAAGTAAGAGAAAGGATACTGCTGCCAATGAGAGAGACGAGTCGTGAGATCGGAAGTGGCCGGTCGAAGACGAATCTTGAGTCCAAGCATTCCTGACGCATGAAGTTACTGCAGGAGAGAAAGGGTTCGTGTTTAAAGACCTTTTCTGCCATAGAATAAACACCACCACAGTCTACTGGCTCTTTCCCATGGGCTCAACTCGGGTCAGCACCGCGCAGGTTCAGATTCTTTCCATGGGGTGGTGCTGCCCACTTTTAGCTCTGTTATTAGTACCTACTCATAGGCCTGTTgtgataaacgataaatcaatgaattgcatgataaattaaaatgaggtcaataatttttatttatcagtgttattgtttctttgtgtctctctctttctactgaagacactggaggacaaaaggctcagctccggtgctcttcactgacccctctcTTTCTCTTAGAGTCAGGGGGGCGTGGCCCATCATGTCAGGTAGCCAGCCAAGGCTCATCGtcttgttcctctgcagcattAGCACCTgctaggagttagcaagctaaagaaacgctgtttgatattggggggaaaaaacgaaatggaattggtttcaaggttGAAGTAACAGCAGtggtgtgggagcacttcggattcaaaccaaatgaccgaggcgAACCGCTGCACCTTTGTGAGCCGGTATGTCGCATTTGTGATTTTATCGccgtgtgcttttgttagtttgcactttttgtttataaaactggcagttttgtccgtcttctctatatgaaactaatgattattacttttcgaaaggcagtttagtttacagacttcatAATCCTTGTTTTGGTTGGATGTagtatttatttccattttggtttttttgttgtatttagtttttattcaagtgcattctttgttaacaaagactgagagtccattttatttttgtttttggttgttttgtttattttgtgttctctATCCAGAGTTaattgttcttttgaaattaaagtttattaatctttaagAGGATTATTCgcccagcaaaatttgttattgtgacaggcCTACCTACTCGGCGGGGGTTCCAAGAGGTTGCAGTGCGTGTTGGCTGATGACAGAATTCAGTAGGAGCAGGACCAAATGGACTCTATTTACAGTCTCC is part of the Kryptolebias marmoratus isolate JLee-2015 linkage group LG11, ASM164957v2, whole genome shotgun sequence genome and harbors:
- the psma1 gene encoding proteasome subunit alpha type-1; translated protein: MFRNQYDNDVTVWSPQGRIHQIEYAMEAVKQGSATVGLKSKTHAVLVALKRAQSELAAHQKKILHVDNHIGISIAGLTADARLLCNFMRQECLDSRFVFDRPLPISRLVSLIGSKTQIPTQRYGRRPYGVGLLIAGYDDMGPHIFQTCPSANYFDCKAMSIGARSQSARTYLERFMDKFSDCNLNDLVQHGLRALRETLPTEQDLTTKNVSIGIVGKDMEFTIYDDDDVAPFLEGLEERPQRKVAQPAEEPAARDAPDEPMEH